The sequence cactctaaaatacaagaaaaatgaCGCCGCGAAAGGGGGAAGAAATATTAACAAAGGGGTCTGCTGCTAGCGCGGGTGAATGTCCGggggtgcgaagagaacgcggcgcgtatagttctgtggctagggcgCTGGCCGAAGTCGCGGGAGTTGCGAGCGCAGGCTTGATTGCAGGCCagttaacgcaggaacgggctcaccgttgttccatcGAAGTTGCTGGTGAGTCCGATGAGTGCCactttcgtggtggtggtggtcccgaactccaggtggacggagcaggacactgccaggtcagctggccCTGCCGCTGTATGCAGGATGGATGAgcagccacagcggcggctgcagggcgttcgcacggcgtcggcgactgcagagagccgagctcctggcgtgatgtcatagggtcccgtCCACCATCGGTGTCCGCGGCGATCCGATGAAGTTGGTGCGGCTCCTTCAGCTTGCTTCAACGAGCAACCaccccccacgcacgcacgcacccacacacgcacgcgcgcactctCCTCGTGGTAGTGCGCATCACTCCTCACCGTTCACCATGCCGCCCGTCGTccacaacgcgccgcgccgatccaggcgcgaagGTTCTCTCTCTCCCACACCAACGAGTCAAAGGGATCACTGTCATCCCCCGCACTGCCCGACACGCCAATTACCGATCCCCTtcttggcaaaaaaagaaagggaaaaaaacgaaaacgaaaagaaaaaaaaacacacacaagaaaacaagAATGTTCAAATTAAGTCTATCTACAAGTAACAAGAAATGAACTATACAGCTGTACACTTAAAACATTAAAACGataattacactcagcatgcgtacccaaaaataaaaatttttaaaaatgcacattgctACTACACACTGCTAACAACTGTAGCAGAaagctgggctggggccagcttcttttcgtgcactggccgcgaagaagctaacccactgaggctaagcaatattactgagggccttcggtaGCGGAAAGAGTCCGCCGTGAGGCacgatatcacacaggtgaccgtttcctcaggttgtaccggtgcgtggtccgaatgcggtccttcgccccgggtgtgccctgttgattgcgggtggtgccactgggcaccggcgcgagctcgtcggaccgcgacgcaaaggctttcaggtcggcgatatgggcatggctgagttttcccgaaggggaatccttcagcaagtacgcgagcggacaccaaactttctctactcggtacggaccaagccacttataggagcgagcgaggctgagaacaccttgctcgcgtcgctaacagcgtggttgcgcttcaggactaaatcacctaccttaaatgaaagatgGCGATGCTTCCGGTCGTACTGAGCCTTGTGCTGGGAcctggccgaagtcaaactctgccttgctctacagagacCCCGACAAAGCCTGTCCTgaagtgctgaagcgtacgcagaacagtctgccggcgcctcctcatccccgagcggacattgaatgacactggtcaccggatttgccagctcccttccaaaattgaggaaagcgggagaaaaaccattcgagcgattctcggcggttcggattgcgaatgcgagctcactcaagtggtctgcccaatccttttgacacagggcaaaggccgccaacataggtttgagggttctattgaccctctctgtcaaattggactggggatggtagggcgacgtggtgcagtgattaattcccagggaacggcacgtagcaccaaacacccgagcggtgaaataggacgcgttgtccgtaattagtcttttcggaaagccgaaccgacaaaaaactccctgtagcctctccagcaccgcTCACGCcgtcacttttcgaagcggaaacaactccagccacttcgaaaaatgatcgactACTACCATCAGgagtgtgaacccctgcttactcctggggaaaggccccatgAGATCGTaggtggccacttgccacggacgctcactgtcaattggtttcatcaacccGGGCGACatgccaccccttgatttcaccgtttgaaagacatggcaggaacggcaatagcgaGAAGTGTCATgctttatgccaggccaggtcacagtttggcttagtttcgcaaaTACTTTGGAGCCACTGAAATGACCGGCTAAGGGTccgtcatgagatgatcgcaacagtgcgcttctcagactcttggggataaccaccttaaacgggtccacagcctcATCATCTGtagctatgtatttcagcaggagcccgtcgtgatccagcaaatatgaatccgcgggggacccagcgccacacgctggttccggcccccctgcgcccgccgcactaccagcagcgtcttGGCGCTCCATCTCCCTGAGACCGTCACTCACTCCGCGACAAACgaatcaatttgctgggccttcagtaactcttgcctgctgaatgcgattccagttctcccaaaggggagtctggtctcgCCCCCACTCAGTACTGCAGCCAACGGCGTCGtgggttcgctttcgagaagctcgcccgctcgctcgttttgcggcgcgctgcttgcctggagagcggaatgacaggtttgcccgcttgcggactcgcctctctctccgctcgtttcgcccccgacgcttgctggcgcaaaggcaccggcagtggctgtaacacctggaggaatgctcttggtggACAATGGGGCACgagatagcgcgtcagctaccacgttggtgctccCCTTTTGATACTGCACTGGAAAGCCATAACGCTGTATCAGGAGAGCCCAGCGCGCCAGTCGGCCCGCAGGCTCACGGAGCCGCATCAGCCAACTGAGCGCACAGTGGTCCGTTTGCACTACGAATTTCGTCCCATCAAGGTAGACATCAAATTTACGTAGTGCAAACAACACAGCGAGGCACTCATTCTCGGTCGCGGAATAGTTCCTCTATGCCGGAATCaaggagcggctggcaaaggccCCCAACGGTTGCAACACACCATCGTATTCCTGTAGGAGGACTGCTCCTAAACCCAGGTCGCTCGCGTCGGTCTGGACAACGAACGGTCTGTCTGGTCAGGTCGGGGAGTCTAAGCTGCGCTGCCTCCGCAATGGCGCTAGACGGTTGGCAAAAAGCCTGCTGCTGCTCAGGTCCCCACTGCCACGCAGCCGACTTACCCAAGAGCTTGCTCAAGggtgcctgcactcgggcacaggacggaatGAATGACCGGTAAAAGTTGGCCATTCCCAAAAAGCGGCGAAGGCCACGTACGTCCTTGGGCGCGGGGAAATCGAGGATTACCCGAAGTTTCACCCggtccggctcaatggagcctccgcccagcgtaaaccccagaactgaactcgggtttgcgctagttgggctttcgcaggattcaaagtcatcccggcggccctcaccctctcgagcacatcggcaacatgggCCAAGTGTTCTTCCAAGGTTCGTGAAtaaatcacgatgtcgtcgaggtagcacatatgcagtatgaccactttgcttccccgaggacgcggtccatgagtctctgaaaggtcgcaggaccgttgcaacgaccaaagggcatacgagtaaactcaaataaccctctgtgggacgtgaacgcggtcttgcaccggtcacgctgatccatccggacctgtaggtaacctttggaggcaggcacgtacccaaagaggggcccgggggggcccggccccccccccccccccgatatcaagtggcatacccccccccccccccctttcccacccacgccaccactcctcacacattcctaaagcgccgccagatcaatgttgagacttggcagctgttcatcggtcagccttatgctgcctttttcactccttttagaaggcggcagttatcggcatctcttgcaatgtgaaggacagttttctcatagattccgcacccgcgtgattaactcgagatgcgttcagttgtcaccatgtattcaaccgtcacgcgcatagctgttgcttttgttagttcaaacttctttgtttaggctgatcctgggaccaggagagggatgcggctgttactcagctggtctgtactctcatggaacgagttgcggccggagaaaacgccaattgcgtttaacttttcctttccttcattattttcttgagttactactcgccgcgacgctggcagatgtccggaaccattcacgtgatatgggttatacccctgtcacacgggaagatttaatgtcattcgaatcgactggcattcgatgcatcgaatgccattcggtgtcttgcggtgctacacagtaaaatataatggcattcgCAAATGATAGCAATGACGATCTGGAACAAAATTTGTGAAATGCAAAGAAATTCTGTGCCTATTAAACGCGTTTAAGAACCTTTGCGAGTACTTTTAAAACGGAGGAAAACATTTTGACGccaattattcacaactaaaGTACTTCGATCTTCACAAGCCAAGCCCCAACTAAAGCCAAGCCCAAATCCGGTAAGTGTAAACAAGCAATATGGCCGATATGGCGCTCTGTGGAGGAAGCGCAGCTAGCGCAGTTGATATTGAAAAAGTGAACGCCCTAGTTGCCTCTTACATTTGTTACCGAGCACAACGAAGAAACAAGGAGAGGGCACTGGAACTGGCAAAAGAAGCGCAATCGAAGATCAACGCAAGCCTGAAACTGAGATTAGTAGCTAATTCATTCGCTATTGCTGCTATGATGGCTACCGACGCCACAGTTCACCGTGAGCGGTGGGCATTTGAACGAAATGAACGTTGGTTCGAAGAGACGCTTCCACATCTCGGGGAGAATCACTTCAGACAAGCTTTCCGTGTCTCGCAGACGACATTCCGGTACCTTGTGGAGTCGTGCAGGATCGCCTTGGAGCGCCAAACGACGAACATGAGAAAGCCGTTGTCTGTGGAAAAAAGGGTGGCCGTCGGGATGTATCGGCTGTGCTCAAGTGCTGAAGACCGAACGATCGCCCATCTGTTCGGCATCGGCCGGTCGACGGTGAACGTCGTATTTCGGGAGTTTTGTAAGGCTGTCACCGAACAACTTGAAGCAGAGTGGCTTCGAATGGTCCGGCGCCACGAATTGGAAAAACACGTGAGGGAGTTCTTTTTCTTCACTGGCTTCCCGCAGGCAATCGGCGCTCTCGATGGTTGTCACTTTCCTATATCCCCGCCGAAGGACAACGCAATCGATTACCATAACTACAAAGGCTGGTAGGTACCTTCGAGACCTCTACGCTGGCGCGAAGTTAAAAAATTATTTCACTTTTCATTGCGTGATATATTGTGAAATATAAACGATTGTTTTCGATCGTTACTGATTAAGCTTTAGCAGTAGTAGCTATGAAATACGTAAGTATCTGCAAATAACAATCACCAAAGTTCAGgttgcctttattttcttttctctacCTGCAGTGTGTTCAGAATGGTGCATTTCTGGAATTTCCCGCACTAGAATTTCATAACTGCTACTGTCAACTGTGTGTGCGTTGTCTATACATAAAAATGTATACATAGGCCAAACTAGTCGTGATGTTTTGCTGAATGAACGCTTTCCTTATAAACAACTTCCAGTCATTTGCTAAAAAGTGTTGCATGCATGTGCTAATTTGCCTAAAATGCCTTTACTGTACAAACAGTGTGAAGGTATCAGGACTTGTCGTGCAAGAGCCATAGCTAGAAAATTCCTGCGCGCATGAAGTTTTCCTTTGCGGCAACAAATAAAATTATCGGCAAGCATGCATGCCGGAGCTGTCATGCTGTGGCCTGCGCCTGTTGCGCAACTCGCACAGTTGTTTGAGAAGTGCTTTTCTCAACGTGGCTGTTTATGACAGGTTAAAATACTGCAAAGAGTAGTGCCCACTGTTATGCATGAGCAAGACAACATTTGGCGCTTGTTTCTTTTATACAGGTACAGTGTAATACTGCTCGCCCTGGTTGATCACCAGTACCGGTTCCGGTATATCAATGTTGGAGCTCCCGGCCGATGCCATGATGCCAACGTGTACGGGCGATCGAAGCTGCACACACCTATTGAAAGCGGACACCTTGATTCGCCTGTGATTATGATCGAAGGTGCTGCTATAACACCACTCATTCTGTGTGACCAGGCATTTCCACTGACTGCAACGCTGCTTAAGCCCTTCCCAAGTGCATCACCTGGCACCCCCGAAGCTGCTTACAATTATAACCTTTCCAAAACGAGACGCATAGTTGAAAACGCATTTGGACGCCTGAAAGCTCGTTTTCGTTTTGTCATGAAGAGGCAAGAATGCAAGTTGCCCAATGCTAAACAAGCCATTAGGGCCGCATGTGTTCTTCACAATATCTGTGAGACATTCAGAGACCCTGTGGATCCTCAGTGGGAACAAGATGTGCCTGCATTTGATGAACTGTTTCCACAGCCATCGCGCTCCACCACTCAGTCAAGTGGAACAGGACACAGTGTTCGAGCTGCTCTGGCACAATACTTCTGGAGACGTGCTCAACAGGCCACATGACCAGCAGCATTGCACCACAGCAGAgaagcagtgtgtgtgtgtgtgtgtgtgtgtgtgtgtgtgtgtgtgtgtgtgtacttcgAAGAGCGTGTGAATATGAAAACAATCATGCTCATTGACAGACATGCAGGCATTGAACATTTACTTTTTGCCCAAATCCCGCAAACACGCCAAATATAAATTTTCACGCTGCGCACTTTCTTCCTGCAGCTGAATCTGCTTCTCTCTgaacttttcttctttctgcaTTCCTTTTTCTAAACATAGACGCAGCTGCCGTTGCTCCTCAATGAGCTGCGCAAGCAGATTTGCATTCGATGGCTGCCTCTTTCTCCTTTCACGAGGCCCCAGTAAGCTCTGGCGAAAGCATTTTGCTGGGGAGTCCCAGTTTGTGAAGGTCCAGCGTCAACAGGAGATGAAAGCGCACGACACGAAGTTTCTGATGATGTTTCAGATGCGTCATCCTGTGTAGGATATGCCATATC comes from Dermacentor albipictus isolate Rhodes 1998 colony unplaced genomic scaffold, USDA_Dalb.pri_finalv2 scaffold_21, whole genome shotgun sequence and encodes:
- the LOC139052283 gene encoding uncharacterized protein, translating into MALCGGSAASAVDIEKVNALVASYICYRAQRRNKERALELAKEAQSKINASLKLRLVANSFAIAAMMATDATVHRERWAFERNERWFEETLPHLGENHFRQAFRVSQTTFRYLVESCRIALERQTTNMRKPLSVEKRVAVGMYRLCSSAEDRTIAHLFGIGRSTVNVVFREFCKAVTEQLEAEWLRMVRRHELEKHVREFFFFTGFPQAIGALDGCHFPISPPKDNAIDYHNYKGWYSVILLALVDHQYRFRYINVGAPGRCHDANVYGRSKLHTPIESGHLDSPVIMIEGAAITPLILCDQAFPLTATLLKPFPSASPGTPEAAYNYNLSKTRRIVENAFGRLKARFRFVMKRQECKLPNAKQAIRAACVLHNICETFRDPVDPQWEQDVPAFDELFPQPSRSTTQSSGTGHSVRAALAQYFWRRAQQAT